Proteins encoded in a region of the Zea mays cultivar B73 chromosome 2, Zm-B73-REFERENCE-NAM-5.0, whole genome shotgun sequence genome:
- the LOC103648377 gene encoding CRIB domain-containing protein RIC10, translating to MRPADERFCRHTSRHYARDRCYISFFLDDHRTSRLMQHLCQPQEKPLKPLIAACPRSLTVLACFPSPCVLSGTASCAARRRSPMACKVKGIFKGLKAFSRIFAVKEHEMEIGCPTDVKHVAHIGWDSAAGGASPSWMNDIMASSDLSSLGNFAALTGTSWVSQDLDSQQRVVAENTGRRDHSATCPDITRPPRNPGTKKPRDGSPPASPPSPAARVDAAADDAR from the exons ATGCGGCCAGCAGATGAACGCTTCTGCAGACACACATCACGTCACTACGCACGCGATCGATGCTATATCTCGTTCTTCCTTGACGATCACAGAACCAGCCGGTTGATGCAGCATCTTTGTCAGCCGCAGGAAAAGCCTCTGAAACCGCTGATCGCTGCCTGCCCTCGGTCGCTTACCGTGCTCGCCTGCTTTCCGTCTCCTTGTGTTCTCAGCGGGACGGCGTCGTGCGCGGCCCGGCGTCGATCACCAATGGCGTGCAAGGTGAAAGGGATCTTCAAGGGCCTCAAGGCCTTCTCCCGGATCTTCG CGGTGAAGGAGCACGAGATGGAGATCGGTTGTCCGACTGACGTGAAGCACGTCGCGCACATCGGCTGGGACAGCGCGGCGGGCGGCGCGTCTCCGAGCTGG ATGAACGACATCATGGCGTCCTCAGACTTGTCGTCCCTGGGCAACTTCGCAGCGCTCACTGGTACCTCCTGGGTTTCTCAAG ATCTCGACAGCCAGCAGCGTGTCGTCGCGGAGAACACCGGCAGGCGAGACCACTCGGCCACGTGCCCCGATATTACAAGGCCGCCGAGGAATCCCGGGACGAAGAAGCCGAGGGACGGCTCGCCGCCGGCGTCGCCACCGTCACCGGCGGCTCGTGTCGACGCTGCTGCAGATGACGCGCGATAA